Proteins from a single region of Kluyveromyces lactis strain NRRL Y-1140 chromosome C complete sequence:
- the FUS1 gene encoding Fus1p (uniprot|Q8NJT3 Kluyveromyces lactis Fus1 protein (Similarity).) — protein sequence MEIETETRTVIQTQMNELILHNEATVINTIYVDQYYRASNTLPYALTTVSTAFATQLNKNVKTATITNQVTTTIETSQESTSTSSTSHSSSSLGVQSSQSARMTSGISLNSLASTSDGKNTSGTILGLAIGLPIALFVVGLGIVFGFLYYRRFHSKVDPDNENMQQHEPDSVLGKLYGMQELNDLKKAELFNEKKQDEKYDSGVSSKITYKVSKPYISHPELIQTPEKLAFTDNPYRKNVNQKSDTNAYSNSTMDLGQFPRPLASPFKKWNYESPLSRWFLTKSTLIQDKIQTAKTPTIHLKQLNILARANKSKITINGEEPYTEMSPMLPSVPRSPYEAIESLPSLELKEESEIPINESKIRTEQGVIKPQIIDTNLKPTYPTLLKLDKLSKTKPLPKPPNPHFTSANDDQHVSDNVSARSDHHDLRSARKSTAQEQAKLYRVVKDYQAVLMDEIDIRGGELVRVLARHTDGWCLVERSNIQNHSSLDGPTYLNENRGIVPGLCLQESM from the coding sequence ATGGAAatagaaacagaaacacGAACGGTGATCCAGACGCAAATGAACGAACTTATTCTACATAATGAAGCTACTGTCATTAATACAATTTATGTTGATCAATACTATCGAGCATCAAATACTTTACCATATGCATTAACTACCGTCTCGACAGCGTTTGCAACTCAACTGAACAAAAATGTTAAAACTGCAACTATTACAAATCAAGTCACCACTACGATTGAAACTTCTCAAGAATCCACCTCTACTAGTTCTACATCCCATAGCAGTAGCTCATTGGGAGTTCAGAGTAGTCAATCAGCGAGAATGACATCAGGAATCTCCTTGAACAGTCTAGCCAGTACATCGGATGGAAAAAATACTAGTGGTACCATTTTAGGTCTTGCCATAGGATTACCAATTGCCTTGTTTGTCGTTGGATTGGGAATTGTGTTCGGGTTCTTGTACTATCGAAGATTCCACTCAAAAGTTGATCctgataatgaaaatatgCAACAGCATGAGCCAGATTCGGTGTTAGGGAAGCTATATGGGATGCAAGAACTTAATGATTTAAAAAAAGCAGAACTTTTCaacgaaaagaaacagGATGAAAAGTATGATAGCGGCGTAAGCTCTAAGATCACATACAAAGTTAGCAAACCTTATATTTCTCATCCTGAACTCATTCAAACACCGGAAAAATTGGCATTTACGGACAATCCATACAGAAAAAATGTTAACCAAAAAAGCGACACGAATGCGTACTCAAATTCGACAATGGATTTAGGACAGTTTCCCAGACCATTAGCATCACCCTTCAAGAAATGGAACTATGAATCGCCACTTTCAAGATGGTTTTTAACCAAATCTACTCTAATCCAAgacaaaattcaaacagCAAAGACCCCTACTATTCATTTGAAACAACTTAATATACTTGCAAGAGCAAATAAGAGTAAGATCACTATAAATGGGGAGGAGCCGTACACTGAAATGTCACCGATGCTTCCTAGTGTTCCTCGATCTCCATATGAAGCTATTGAATCACTGCCGTCATTAGAACTTAAAGAGGAAAGTGAAATACCAATCAATGAATCTAAGATACGAACGGAACAAGGCGTAATCAAACCGCAAATAATAGATACCAACTTAAAACCAACATATCCAACGCTGCTCAAATTGGATAAACTATCGAAAACAAAACCACTACCCAAGCCGCCTAATCCCCACTTCACGTCGGCCAACGATGATCAACATGTTTCGGATAATGTCAGTGCAAGAAGTGACCATCATGACTTACGATCTGCGAGAAAATCAACTGCTCAAGAGCAGGCAAAATTATACCGTGTTGTCAAGGACTATCAGGCTGTGTTGATGGATGAAATAGATATACGAGGAGGTGAACTTGTACGAGTACTTGCAAGACACACAGACGGATGGTGTTTAGTGGAAAGAAGTAATATCCAAAACCATAGTTCACTAGATGGACCCACttatttgaatgaaaaccGTGGTATTGTGCCCGGGTTATGTCTTCAAGAGAGTATGTAA
- a CDS encoding nitroreductase family protein (highly similar to uniprot|Q8NIM8 Saccharomyces cerevisiae YCL026C- B Hypothetical ORF and similar to YCL026c-A), with protein MSAAATKQFLKAIAARRTIYALKPELPSGVSINDVQEVVQAIVKDTPTSFNCQGNRAIILTGETHKSVWDSVVNAIEGDNGKKRPASARDEAFGSIIFLTDDKTTEKLQADFPAWSAIFPSFAEHSSGAAQISTWTAIELLGLGGHLQHYNGYVKAALPEGAIPQEWTVQAQLVFGLPAAEAGEKTYIDNPVKILN; from the coding sequence ATGTCTGCTGCTGCCACTaaacaattcttgaaagCTATTGCTGCTCGTCGTACTATCTATGCGTTGAAGCCTGAATTGCCATCTGGTGTATCTATCAATGATGTTCAGGAAGTGGTCCAGGCCATTGTCAAGGACACCCcaacttctttcaactGCCAAGGTAACAGAGCAATTATTCTGACTGGTGAAACCCACAAGAGTGTATGGGATTCTGTTGTGAATGCCATTGAAGGTGATAACGGTAAGAAAAGACCTGCTTCTGCCAGAGATGAAGCCTTCGGTTCTATTATCTTTTTGACCGATGACAAGACTACTGAAAAGTTGCAAGCTGACTTCCCAGCATGGTCTGCTATCTTCCCATCTTTCGCCGAACATTCCAGTGGTGCTGCTCAAATCTCCACATGGACTGCCATCGAATTGTTGGGTCTGGGTGGTCACTTGCAACATTACAACGGTTACGTTAAGGCTGCTTTGCCAGAAGGTGCTATTCCACAAGAATGGACTGTTCAAGCTCAATTGGTCTTTGGACTACCAGCTGCTGAAGCCGGTGAAAAGACGTACATCGATAACCCTGTCAAAATCTTGAACTAG
- a CDS encoding uncharacterized protein (no similarity) — translation MVELLQDLQAILPFPEDAKSSPHVIEWLNVLIGKTNEPIQCFLPIWYFSYLESYSKRFPNVTVADKWKLVQDWLNNPSLLLNTGVSALTLGESYTFQLPEQWARSIEEFGLWIQLDEPYRRKDVPFYAQLRIMVGDEDETFEYLLFDNDVKVSLSDKFDQAGLYCIKFKTESPIDISTISSLKGDGSIVNCTWIFDMQLFVETEDVDRLQDLPLGRVLCVDTANYSQGKDWDHIYVPFDQQLCDFLYNKSDNSSVFGQQMQDIEPELIQILDPGFDFKPLHSYIIKGTSISEKPIDFFKPQEYNATSMQTVLCSYQNKKTFVNLLEDNDED, via the coding sequence ATGGTCGAGCTACTGCAAGATCTTCAAGCCATTCTGCCGTTTCCTGAAGATGCCAAATCATCACCTCACGTTATAGAGTGGTTGAACGTATTAATAGGCAAAACAAACGAACCAATTCAATGTTTCTTGCCTATATGGTACTTTTCGTACTTAGAATCCTACTCTAAACGGTTTCCAAATGTAACGGTTGCTGACAAATGGAAATTAGTTCAAGATTGGTTGAATAATCCTTCGTTGTTACTGAATACTGGTGTTTCTGCGTTGACATTAGGTGAAAGTtatacttttcaattgcCTGAGCAATGGGCCCGCTCAATAGAGGAATTTGGGCTCTGGATCCAGCTTGATGAACCTTACCGGAGAAAAGATGTACCTTTCTATGCTCAGCTAAGAATAATGGTCGGTGACGAGGATGAGACGTTTGAATATCTACTGTTCGATAACGATGTGAAAGTGTCACTGAGTGACAAATTTGATCAAGCTGGTCTTTATTGTATTAAATTCAAGACAGAGAGTCCGATTGATATATCTACTATCAGTTCTCTGAAAGGTGACGGTTCTATTGTGAACTGTACATGGATATTTGACATGCAGTTGTTCGTCGAAACTGAAGACGTTGATCGTTTGCAAGACCTTCCATTGGGTAGAGTATTATGTGTCGATACTGCAAACTATAGCCAGGGTAAAGACTGGGATCATATTTATGTTCCGTTTGATCAACAATTATGTGACTTTTTGTACAATAAGTCGGATAATTCATCTGTTTTCGGCCAGCAAATGCAGGATATTGAACCAGAATTAATCCAAATACTAGATCCTGGTTTCGATTTTAAGCCTCTTCATTCATACATCATAAAAGGCACATCTATTTCGGAAAAACCAATCGATTTTTTCAAGCCCCAAGAGTACAATGCGACATCAATGCAAACCGTGCTTTGTAGTTATcagaataaaaaaacaTTCGTAAACCTACTGgaagataatgatgagGATTAG